Proteins encoded together in one Lathamus discolor isolate bLatDis1 chromosome 3, bLatDis1.hap1, whole genome shotgun sequence window:
- the CLDN11 gene encoding claudin-11: MVATCLHLAGFVCSFIGWIGVVVATATNDWVVTCGYTITTCRKMDELGSKGLWADCVMATGLYHCKPLVDILILPGYVQACRALMIAASVLGLPAIFLLITVLPCIRMGHEPGAAKYRRSQLGGILIILLAMCGVVATIWFPVCAHRETTIMSFGYSLYTGWIGSALCLFGGCVIVCCSGDAQTFGENRFYYASGSSSPTHAKSAHV; this comes from the exons ATGGTGGCCACCTGCCTGCACCTGGCCGGATTTGTCTGCAGTTTCATAGGGTGGATCGGGGTGGTTGTGGCAACGGCCACCAATGACTGGGTGGTGACTTGTGGCTACACCATTACCACCTGCAGGAAAATGGATGAGCTGGGGTCCAAGGGGCTGTGGGCAGACTGTGTCATGGCGACAGGTCTCTATCACTGCAAGCCCCTTGTGGACATCCTCATATTGCCAG GGTACGTCCAAGCCTGTCGAGCACTGATGATCGCTGCCTCCGTCCTGGGTCTTCCTGCTATCTTCTTGCTGATAACAGTCTTGCCCTGCATCCGGATGGGCCATGAGCCTGGAGCTGCCAAGTACCGGCGGTCCCAGCTGGGAGGGATCCTCATCATCCTCTTGG ccATGTGTGGTGTTGTTGCGACGATCTGGTTTCCCGTGTGTGCCCACCGTGAGACCACCATTATGAGCTTCGGCTACTCCCTGTACACGGGCTGGATCggctctgctctctgcctctTTGGTGGCTGCGTCATCGTCTGCTGCTCGGGAGATGCCCAGACGTTCGGTGAAAACCGCTTCTACTACGCCTCGGGATCCAGCTCCCCTACCCATGCAAAGAGCGCACACGTGTAA